A genomic segment from Paramixta manurensis encodes:
- the metG gene encoding methionine--tRNA ligase — translation MTQVAKKMMVTCALPYANGPIHLGHMLEHIQADIWVRYQRMRGNEVYFICADDAHGTPIMLKAQQLGITPEQMIADMSQEHQTDFAGFNISYDNYHSTHSDENRVLSELIYTRLKENGFIKNRTISQLYDPEKGMFLPDRFVKGTCPKCKSADQYGDNCEVCGATYSPTELIDPKSVVSGATPEMRDSEHFFFDLPSFSEMLKAWTRSGALQEQVANKMQEWFESGLQQWDISRDAPYFGFEIPDAPGKYFYVWLDAPIGYMGSFKNLCDKRGDLDFDEFWRKDSTTELYHFIGKDIVYFHSLFWPAMLEGSQFRKPNNLFVHGYVTVNGAKMSKSRGTFIKASTWLNHLDADSLRYYYAAKLSSRIDDIDLNLEDFVQRVNADIVNKVVNLASRNAGFITKRFGGKLSDTLADPALYKTFTDAAQSIGDAWANREFNRAIREIMALADLANRYVDEQAPWVVAKQEGRDADLQAICSMGINLFRILMTWLKPVLPSLSQRVEAFLNQELSWEGIQQPLLGHQIASFKALYSRIEMDKINALIEASKEDAAAAKPAQSGPLAEDPIADTISFDDFAKVDMRVALIKTAELVDGSDKLLRLVLDLGGETRQIFSGIRAAYPDPSVLEGRMTVVVANLAPRKMRFGVSEGMVLSAGPGGKDLFILGADSGAQPGMAVK, via the coding sequence ATGACTCAAGTCGCGAAAAAAATGATGGTAACGTGCGCTCTGCCGTACGCGAATGGCCCTATTCACCTTGGTCACATGCTCGAACACATCCAGGCGGATATTTGGGTTCGTTACCAGCGAATGCGCGGCAATGAGGTTTATTTCATCTGTGCCGATGACGCACACGGTACGCCAATCATGCTGAAAGCACAGCAATTGGGTATCACGCCGGAACAGATGATTGCTGATATGAGTCAAGAGCATCAGACTGATTTTGCTGGTTTTAATATCAGCTACGACAATTACCACTCAACGCATAGCGATGAGAATCGGGTGTTGTCGGAGCTTATCTATACGCGTTTAAAAGAGAATGGTTTTATCAAAAACCGCACTATTTCTCAGTTATACGATCCGGAAAAAGGCATGTTCCTGCCGGATCGTTTTGTGAAGGGAACCTGCCCGAAATGTAAATCGGCCGATCAGTATGGCGATAATTGTGAAGTCTGCGGCGCGACCTATAGCCCGACCGAGCTTATCGATCCGAAATCGGTGGTGTCCGGCGCGACCCCGGAGATGCGCGATTCTGAGCACTTCTTCTTTGACCTCCCCTCTTTTAGTGAAATGCTAAAAGCCTGGACACGGTCCGGCGCGCTGCAGGAGCAGGTAGCCAATAAAATGCAGGAGTGGTTCGAGTCTGGCTTACAGCAGTGGGATATTTCACGCGATGCGCCTTATTTCGGCTTCGAAATTCCGGACGCGCCGGGGAAATATTTTTACGTGTGGCTGGATGCGCCGATCGGTTATATGGGTTCCTTCAAAAATCTGTGTGATAAACGTGGCGACCTGGATTTTGATGAGTTTTGGCGTAAAGACTCCACGACAGAGCTGTATCACTTTATCGGTAAAGATATTGTCTACTTCCACAGCCTGTTCTGGCCGGCGATGCTGGAAGGAAGCCAGTTCAGAAAGCCGAATAATCTATTCGTGCATGGTTACGTAACGGTAAACGGCGCGAAAATGTCTAAATCGCGCGGGACGTTTATTAAAGCCAGCACCTGGCTTAACCATCTGGATGCCGATAGTCTGCGCTACTACTACGCCGCGAAGCTCTCTTCGCGCATTGATGATATCGACCTGAATCTGGAAGATTTTGTTCAGCGTGTTAACGCCGATATTGTCAATAAAGTGGTTAACCTTGCGTCGCGTAACGCCGGGTTTATTACGAAACGTTTTGGCGGCAAGCTCTCTGATACGCTGGCCGACCCGGCGCTGTACAAAACCTTTACCGATGCGGCACAGAGCATTGGCGATGCGTGGGCTAATCGCGAGTTTAACCGTGCTATCCGTGAAATTATGGCGCTGGCGGATCTCGCTAATCGGTATGTTGATGAGCAAGCCCCGTGGGTGGTGGCGAAACAGGAAGGCCGTGATGCCGATCTGCAAGCTATCTGCTCAATGGGTATTAATCTGTTCCGCATATTGATGACATGGCTCAAGCCGGTGTTACCGTCGCTCAGCCAGCGTGTGGAGGCCTTCCTTAATCAGGAACTGAGCTGGGAAGGGATTCAGCAGCCGCTGCTCGGTCATCAGATAGCGTCGTTTAAAGCGCTGTATAGCCGTATTGAGATGGATAAAATTAACGCCCTGATTGAAGCCTCGAAAGAGGATGCGGCGGCGGCAAAACCGGCGCAAAGCGGCCCGCTGGCGGAGGATCCGATCGCGGATACGATTAGCTTTGACGATTTCGCCAAAGTCGATATGCGCGTGGCGCTGATCAAAACCGCCGAGTTGGTCGATGGCTCGGACAAGCTGCTGCGTCTGGTGTTAGATCTGGGCGGTGAAACCCGGCAGATCTTCTCCGGTATTCGTGCTGCTTATCCGGACCCGTCAGTGCTGGAAGGCCGCATGACGGTGGTGGTCGCAAATTTGGCGCCGCGTAAAATGCGCTTTGGTGTGTCGGAAGGCATGGTGCTATCAGCCGGTCCTGGCGGAAAAGATCTGTTTATTCTCGGCGCAGATAGCGGCGCTCAGCCGGGCATGGCCGTAAAATAG
- a CDS encoding CidA/LrgA family protein, with product MRTALSVCWRYLRAFIILYLCLFIGNGLSTLLPIAIPGSILGMLLLFALLVARIVPVKWVQPGSYLLIRYMALLFVPISVGVMDYTDILLAQFGPIVVSCVVSTLLILVVVGYGSQRLHDAHQHQEESGHE from the coding sequence ATGCGTACCGCGCTATCTGTCTGCTGGCGTTATTTACGCGCCTTCATCATTCTTTATCTCTGCTTGTTTATCGGTAACGGTCTTTCCACGCTGCTGCCGATTGCCATTCCTGGCAGTATCCTCGGCATGCTGTTGCTGTTTGCCTTGCTGGTTGCGCGCATTGTCCCGGTCAAATGGGTACAGCCCGGTAGTTACCTGTTAATTCGTTATATGGCCCTGCTATTTGTCCCGATTAGCGTTGGCGTGATGGATTATACCGATATTTTACTGGCACAATTCGGCCCGATCGTGGTGTCCTGCGTGGTGAGTACGCTGTTGATATTGGTGGTGGTGGGCTATGGTTCACAGCGCCTGCATGACGCGCACCAACATCAGGAGGAGTCAGGCCATGAGTGA
- a CDS encoding CidB/LrgB family autolysis modulator, with protein sequence MSDLWWSLPLTVGVFFAARRLAAQVKLSLVNPLLVSMAVIIPLLLLINMPYARYFQGSAVLNNLLQPAVVALAVPLYEQLHQIRARWKSIIAICFIGSMTAMVSGTAIALWMGASPEIAATILPKSVTTPIAMAVSASLQGIPAISAICVLVAGVLGAVFGHMVLNLLHVRNKAARGLAIGNASHALGTARCAEIDFQEGAFSSLALVICGIITSLLAPFLYPLLLGLLH encoded by the coding sequence ATGAGTGATCTCTGGTGGTCATTGCCGCTGACGGTCGGTGTCTTTTTTGCTGCCCGCCGCTTAGCCGCGCAGGTCAAACTTTCTCTGGTTAACCCGTTGCTGGTTTCAATGGCGGTGATTATTCCGTTGTTATTACTGATTAATATGCCTTACGCGCGTTATTTTCAGGGGAGCGCGGTGCTTAATAACTTGTTGCAGCCGGCGGTGGTTGCACTGGCGGTACCGCTGTATGAGCAACTGCATCAGATCCGCGCCCGCTGGAAATCAATTATCGCCATCTGCTTTATCGGTAGCATGACGGCGATGGTTTCCGGCACCGCCATCGCCTTGTGGATGGGCGCCTCACCGGAAATCGCCGCCACCATTTTACCCAAGTCCGTCACCACGCCAATTGCAATGGCGGTATCCGCTTCCCTGCAGGGTATTCCGGCGATTAGCGCCATTTGTGTACTGGTCGCTGGCGTACTCGGCGCTGTGTTTGGTCACATGGTCCTTAATCTGCTGCACGTTCGCAATAAAGCGGCACGCGGCCTGGCGATTGGTAACGCCTCCCATGCACTGGGTACCGCGCGTTGTGCGGAAATTGATTTTCAGGAAGGCGCCTTTAGTTCACTGGCGCTGGTTATCTGCGGCATTATCACTTCATTGCTGGCCCCGTTTTTATACCCGCTATTATTGGGTCTGTTGCACTAA
- the cdd gene encoding cytidine deaminase: protein MHPRFHAAFAALADELQNALRPILSANTFSASFTPEQVQHIKQQTQLDDDALALALLPLAAACARAALSNFNVGAVARGNSGHWYFGANMEFIGATMQQTVHAEQSAVTHAWLKGETGLTAITVNYTPCGHCRQFMNELNSGTTLRINLPGRPSATLGDYLPDAFGPRDLAIKTLLLDPVDHGYQAEGDAVTQAAIQATNRSHAPYSQAHSGVALEMRSGAIYGGSYAENAAFNPSLPPLQAALILANMHGEDCAAIARAVLAETADSKLSQAPATEATLAALGCHHFTALTLQKA from the coding sequence ATGCATCCACGTTTTCACGCCGCTTTTGCCGCTTTAGCCGATGAGCTACAGAACGCGCTACGCCCGATTTTGTCCGCCAACACCTTTTCCGCGTCATTCACGCCGGAGCAGGTTCAGCACATAAAACAGCAAACACAATTGGATGATGATGCGCTGGCGCTGGCGTTATTGCCGCTGGCGGCGGCCTGCGCGCGCGCCGCCCTCTCAAACTTTAATGTCGGCGCGGTGGCGCGCGGGAACAGCGGCCACTGGTATTTCGGCGCCAATATGGAGTTTATCGGCGCAACCATGCAGCAAACCGTGCATGCGGAACAAAGCGCGGTGACTCACGCCTGGCTGAAAGGTGAAACCGGGCTGACGGCAATTACGGTTAATTACACGCCATGCGGCCATTGCCGCCAGTTTATGAATGAGTTAAATAGCGGTACCACGCTACGTATTAACCTACCGGGACGCCCGTCTGCCACCCTCGGCGACTATTTGCCCGATGCGTTTGGGCCACGGGATTTAGCGATTAAAACGCTGCTGCTCGATCCGGTAGACCACGGTTACCAAGCTGAGGGCGATGCAGTCACCCAGGCGGCAATTCAGGCGACGAACCGCAGCCACGCGCCATACAGCCAGGCGCATAGCGGCGTGGCGCTGGAAATGCGCAGCGGTGCTATCTATGGCGGCAGCTACGCCGAAAATGCCGCGTTTAACCCAAGCTTACCGCCGCTGCAGGCTGCTTTGATTCTGGCTAATATGCACGGCGAGGATTGTGCTGCCATTGCACGCGCTGTGTTAGCTGAAACCGCCGACAGCAAACTGAGTCAAGCTCCCGCCACCGAAGCAACGCTCGCGGCGCTAGGTTGCCATCATTTCACAGCGCTAACCTTGCAAAAAGCGTAA
- a CDS encoding NAD-dependent malic enzyme: MELEYESKRSLYIPYAGPILLEFPLLNKGSAFSIEERNDFNLNGLLPETVETIEEQAERAWRQFQDFKNDNDKHVYLRNIQDTNETLFYRLLDNHLEEMMPIIYTPTVGAACEHFSEIYRRARGLFISYPNRASIEDMLQNATKQNVKVIVVTDGERILGLGDQGIGGMGIPIGKLSLYTACGGISPAYTLPVVLDVGTNNQQLLNDPLYMGWRHPRITGEEYENFVHEFILAVKSRWPNVLLQFEDFAQKNAMPLLERYRDEVCCFNDDIQGTAAVTLGTLIAASRAAGSKLREQKVVFLGAGSAGCGIAEQIIAQMKSEGLSDDEARARVFMVDRFGLLTDKLPNLLDFQGKLVQKSDNLSQWNTHSDSISLLDVVRNAQPDILIGVSGQPGLFSEEIIREMHKHCPRPIVMPLSNPTSRVEATPADILAWTDGAALVATGSPFSPVSWKDKIFPIAQCNNSYIFPGIGLGVVASGATRVTDSMLMAASRALADCSPLVNEGEGSVLPEIKDIQGVSKLIAMAVGKAAQLAGVAVVTSEDVLSKSIASNFWLPQYRNYRRTSI, encoded by the coding sequence ATGGAACTCGAATACGAGAGTAAACGTTCGCTTTATATCCCTTACGCTGGTCCGATTTTGTTGGAGTTTCCTCTACTCAACAAAGGTAGCGCTTTTTCCATCGAAGAGCGTAATGATTTCAACCTCAACGGCTTACTGCCGGAAACGGTTGAAACCATTGAAGAACAGGCGGAACGTGCCTGGCGCCAGTTTCAGGACTTTAAAAACGATAACGATAAACACGTCTATTTGCGCAATATTCAAGACACCAACGAAACCCTTTTCTATCGCTTGCTTGACAACCATCTCGAAGAGATGATGCCCATCATCTACACGCCAACGGTTGGTGCCGCCTGCGAACACTTTTCTGAAATTTATCGCCGCGCCCGCGGCCTGTTTATCTCCTACCCCAACCGTGCCAGCATCGAAGATATGCTGCAAAATGCCACCAAGCAGAACGTTAAAGTGATTGTTGTCACGGATGGCGAGCGCATCCTCGGCTTGGGCGATCAAGGTATTGGCGGGATGGGGATCCCGATCGGTAAACTTTCATTGTATACCGCCTGCGGCGGCATCAGCCCGGCGTATACGCTACCCGTGGTGCTGGATGTTGGGACCAATAATCAGCAGTTGCTTAACGATCCGCTGTATATGGGCTGGCGTCATCCGCGTATTACCGGCGAAGAGTACGAAAACTTCGTCCATGAGTTTATTCTGGCGGTGAAGAGCCGTTGGCCAAATGTGTTGCTCCAGTTTGAAGACTTCGCGCAGAAGAACGCCATGCCGTTGCTGGAGCGCTACCGTGATGAAGTGTGTTGCTTCAATGATGATATTCAGGGTACTGCGGCAGTCACGCTCGGCACATTGATTGCGGCCAGCCGTGCGGCAGGCAGTAAATTGCGCGAGCAAAAAGTGGTGTTCCTCGGCGCCGGGTCGGCGGGTTGCGGTATCGCTGAGCAGATTATCGCGCAGATGAAGTCGGAAGGGCTGAGCGATGACGAAGCGCGTGCGCGCGTCTTTATGGTTGATCGCTTTGGGCTACTGACTGATAAACTGCCCAACCTGCTTGATTTCCAGGGTAAGTTGGTACAAAAGAGCGATAACCTCAGTCAGTGGAATACCCACAGTGATTCGATTTCTCTGCTGGATGTGGTACGTAACGCGCAGCCGGATATTTTGATTGGCGTGTCGGGTCAGCCGGGTTTGTTTAGCGAAGAGATTATTCGCGAGATGCATAAACACTGCCCGCGTCCGATTGTTATGCCGCTCTCAAACCCTACTTCGCGCGTGGAGGCGACACCGGCAGATATTCTTGCCTGGACCGATGGCGCGGCGTTGGTTGCCACCGGGAGCCCGTTCTCGCCGGTGAGCTGGAAAGATAAAATCTTCCCTATCGCACAATGTAACAACTCCTATATCTTCCCCGGTATTGGGCTTGGCGTAGTCGCATCTGGCGCAACCCGCGTTACCGATAGCATGCTGATGGCTGCCAGCCGTGCGCTGGCCGATTGTTCGCCGCTGGTGAATGAGGGAGAAGGTTCCGTGCTACCGGAGATTAAGGATATTCAGGGCGTATCTAAACTGATTGCCATGGCGGTGGGTAAAGCTGCGCAATTGGCCGGGGTAGCGGTGGTCACGTCAGAAGATGTGCTGTCGAAATCCATCGCCAGCAACTTCTGGCTGCCGCAATACCGTAACTATCGTCGTACCTCGATCTAG
- the sanA gene encoding outer membrane permeability protein SanA produces the protein MLKRLIYGLIIIITLMVLTALGLDRWISWKTAPYIYDDLTSLPHRQVGVVLGTAKYYRTGVINQYYLYRMQGALNAYNSGKINYLLLSGDNAQQSYNEPMTMRRDLIAAGVEPSDIVLDFAGFRTLDSIVRTRKVFDTNDFIIITQRFHCERALFIALHMGIQAQCYAVPSPKNMLSVRVREVGARLGALADLYLMKREPRFLGPLVPIPAVHTLPEDTQSYPAVTPEQLLELQQRLQKKP, from the coding sequence ATGTTAAAACGCTTGATTTACGGTTTAATTATCATCATAACGCTGATGGTATTGACCGCGCTCGGCCTGGATCGCTGGATTAGCTGGAAAACCGCGCCCTATATTTATGACGATCTCACCTCACTGCCTCATCGTCAGGTCGGCGTCGTGTTGGGTACCGCGAAGTATTACCGTACCGGCGTAATCAATCAGTATTACCTTTACCGTATGCAAGGGGCGCTGAACGCTTATAACAGCGGTAAAATTAACTACTTATTGCTGAGCGGCGATAATGCGCAACAAAGCTATAATGAGCCGATGACTATGCGGCGCGATCTGATTGCCGCGGGCGTTGAGCCGTCTGACATTGTGCTGGACTTCGCCGGTTTCCGTACGCTGGATTCGATCGTGCGTACACGTAAAGTGTTCGATACCAATGATTTTATTATTATTACTCAACGTTTCCACTGCGAGCGTGCGTTGTTTATTGCGCTGCATATGGGGATCCAGGCGCAATGCTATGCGGTGCCCTCACCAAAAAACATGCTTAGTGTGCGGGTACGCGAGGTCGGCGCACGGCTTGGTGCGTTGGCCGATTTGTATTTGATGAAGCGTGAGCCGCGTTTTCTCGGCCCGTTGGTACCGATTCCCGCCGTTCATACGTTGCCGGAAGATACGCAAAGTTATCCGGCGGTGACGCCGGAACAGTTGTTAGAGTTGCAGCAGAGGTTGCAGAAGAAGCCGTAG
- a CDS encoding DUF1493 family protein, with protein sequence MVTGDIEQAVFDLVGEYNGRRLFSMKPYPLTLTTDLNEDFRMDPLDAYELLEKYVDRFGIEPSDIDFGHYFPEDFSQVHDPLTIQLLIDSAKAGRWLGK encoded by the coding sequence ATGGTGACAGGCGATATTGAACAGGCCGTGTTTGATCTGGTGGGCGAATATAATGGCCGACGTCTGTTTTCTATGAAACCCTACCCATTGACGCTAACAACGGACCTGAATGAGGATTTTCGCATGGATCCGTTAGATGCCTATGAATTGTTGGAAAAGTACGTAGACAGGTTTGGTATTGAGCCGTCAGATATCGACTTCGGGCACTATTTCCCTGAGGATTTTAGCCAGGTACATGATCCGCTAACCATCCAACTGCTTATAGATTCGGCAAAAGCCGGGCGCTGGCTGGGAAAATAA
- a CDS encoding STM2901 family protein, translating to MDTTEQLNGTYFYGGLTNLSSGELFFWIMIDVTAEHFTGAKDVFAAAAVYSGQNTIKVSGKFGNSTPGTSYASQYSRKLLRGRMMPIQLPTWIQSPVNPFKVKRVMTYKLATFVGRTIPVIGWAVLTADVAYISYESMVRYNRIVNKEDKIW from the coding sequence ATGGATACTACGGAGCAACTTAATGGCACCTATTTTTATGGTGGTCTGACTAACCTATCGTCGGGTGAACTTTTCTTCTGGATCATGATCGATGTAACCGCGGAGCATTTCACTGGTGCGAAGGATGTGTTCGCAGCCGCAGCGGTTTACAGTGGGCAGAATACAATTAAGGTAAGCGGCAAATTTGGTAATTCTACTCCTGGCACCAGTTACGCGTCACAATATTCCCGGAAGCTCCTTAGAGGGCGGATGATGCCCATTCAGTTGCCGACATGGATCCAGTCTCCCGTTAATCCGTTTAAAGTAAAAAGAGTGATGACTTATAAACTTGCTACATTCGTCGGCAGGACTATACCGGTTATTGGCTGGGCGGTTCTCACCGCTGATGTGGCTTATATAAGCTATGAATCGATGGTGCGCTACAACCGAATTGTGAATAAGGAAGACAAGATATGGTGA
- the mglC gene encoding galactose/methyl galactoside ABC transporter permease MglC — protein MNAVNKKNALTLLKEGGIYVVLLVLLAIIIFQDPTFLSLINLSNILTQSSVRIIIALGVAGLIVTQGTDLSAGRQVGLAAVVAATLLQAMDNANKVFPHMDTVPIPLVILTVCVIGAIIGLVNGLVIAYLKVTPFITTLGTMIIVYGINSLYYDFVGASPIAGFDDHFSTFAQGFFRFGQFRLSYITFYAIIAIIFVWVLWNKTRFGKNIFAIGGNPEAAKVSGVNVNLNLILVYALSGVFYAFGGMLEAGRIGSATNNLGFMYELDAIAACVVGGVSFAGGVGTVAGVVTGVIIFTVINYGLTYIGVNPYWQYIIKGGIIIFAVALDSLKYARKK, from the coding sequence ATGAATGCAGTGAATAAAAAGAATGCGCTCACCTTGTTGAAAGAAGGTGGGATATATGTTGTCTTGCTGGTGCTGCTGGCGATTATTATCTTTCAGGACCCGACATTTCTCAGTTTAATTAACTTGAGTAATATCCTGACGCAATCCTCAGTGCGTATTATTATTGCGCTGGGTGTGGCAGGGCTGATTGTGACTCAGGGGACTGACTTGTCGGCTGGTCGTCAGGTTGGTCTGGCGGCGGTGGTGGCGGCGACGCTGCTACAGGCTATGGATAACGCCAATAAGGTGTTTCCTCATATGGATACGGTACCGATTCCGCTAGTGATTTTAACTGTCTGCGTAATTGGTGCGATCATTGGTTTGGTGAACGGTTTAGTCATCGCTTATTTGAAAGTGACGCCATTCATTACCACCCTTGGTACCATGATTATTGTCTACGGGATTAACTCGCTGTATTACGATTTCGTGGGCGCATCGCCGATTGCCGGTTTTGATGATCATTTCTCAACCTTTGCCCAGGGCTTTTTCCGCTTTGGTCAATTCCGTCTGTCCTACATCACTTTCTACGCCATTATCGCGATTATTTTTGTCTGGGTCCTGTGGAACAAGACGCGTTTTGGTAAAAACATTTTCGCCATCGGCGGTAACCCCGAAGCAGCGAAAGTGTCTGGTGTGAACGTTAACCTGAACCTGATTTTGGTGTATGCCTTGTCCGGTGTGTTTTATGCCTTCGGCGGGATGTTGGAAGCCGGGCGTATCGGTAGCGCCACCAACAACCTCGGCTTTATGTATGAACTTGATGCGATTGCCGCGTGCGTGGTCGGCGGCGTGTCGTTTGCCGGTGGCGTGGGTACCGTAGCAGGTGTGGTAACCGGGGTGATCATCTTTACGGTTATTAACTATGGTTTGACCTATATCGGCGTTAACCCTTACTGGCAGTACATTATTAAGGGCGGCATCATCATCTTCGCCGTAGCGCTCGATTCCCTGAAGTACGCACGTAAAAAATAA
- the mglA gene encoding galactose/methyl galactoside ABC transporter ATP-binding protein MglA: MCSDKVVEQREWLLEMSNINKSFPGVKALDNVNLKVRPHSIHALMGENGAGKSTLLKCLFGIYKKDSGSILFQGQEIDFKSSKEALENGVSMVHQELNLVLQRTVMDNMWLGRYPKKGLFVDQDKMYQDTKAIFDELDINIDPRDKVANLSVSQMQMIEIAKAFSYDAKIVIMDEPTSSLTEKEVNHLFTIIRKLKERGCGIVYISHKMEEIFQLCDEITILRDGQWIATQPLEGLDMDKIIAMMVGRSLNQRFPDKSNTPGEVILEVRNLTALRQPSIRDISFDLHKGEILGIAGLVGAKRTDIVETLFGIRDKAAGTIKLHGKAINNNSANEAINHGFALVTEERRSTGIYAFLDIGFNSLISNIRKYKNGVGLLDNSRMKSDTQWVIDSMRVKTPGHRTSIGSLSGGNQQKVIIGRWLLTQPEILMLDEPTRGIDVGAKFEIYQLIAELAKKEKGIIIISSEMPELLGITDRILVMSNGLVAGIVETKTTTQNEILRLASLHL; encoded by the coding sequence ATGTGCAGTGATAAAGTAGTAGAGCAGCGTGAATGGCTGCTGGAAATGAGCAATATCAATAAATCATTTCCTGGCGTAAAGGCATTAGATAATGTCAACTTAAAGGTTCGCCCACACTCTATTCACGCTTTAATGGGCGAGAATGGCGCGGGTAAATCGACATTATTAAAATGTCTGTTCGGTATTTATAAAAAGGATTCGGGGAGCATCCTTTTTCAGGGCCAGGAAATTGATTTCAAAAGTTCGAAAGAAGCGCTTGAAAATGGCGTGTCGATGGTGCATCAGGAATTAAACCTGGTTTTACAACGCACCGTAATGGACAACATGTGGCTTGGTCGCTATCCGAAAAAGGGACTGTTTGTCGATCAAGACAAAATGTACCAAGACACCAAAGCTATTTTTGACGAATTAGATATTAATATCGATCCGCGAGATAAAGTGGCGAATCTGTCTGTTTCACAGATGCAGATGATTGAGATTGCCAAAGCGTTTTCCTATGACGCCAAAATCGTGATTATGGATGAGCCGACTTCCTCGCTGACCGAAAAAGAAGTCAATCATCTGTTTACCATTATCCGCAAACTGAAAGAACGCGGTTGTGGCATTGTTTATATCTCTCACAAAATGGAAGAGATATTTCAGCTATGCGATGAGATCACCATCCTGCGTGATGGGCAGTGGATTGCCACCCAGCCGCTAGAAGGGCTGGATATGGATAAAATTATCGCCATGATGGTGGGGCGTTCGCTGAACCAACGTTTTCCGGATAAATCGAACACGCCGGGTGAGGTTATTCTGGAGGTGCGTAACTTAACCGCACTGCGCCAGCCATCGATTCGCGACATCTCGTTTGATCTACACAAAGGCGAAATTTTAGGGATTGCCGGGCTGGTGGGCGCTAAGCGTACCGATATTGTCGAAACCTTATTTGGTATTCGTGATAAGGCGGCGGGCACCATTAAGTTGCACGGTAAAGCCATCAATAATAACAGCGCGAATGAGGCCATTAACCACGGCTTTGCGTTGGTAACAGAAGAGCGTCGTTCAACCGGTATTTACGCTTTTTTAGATATTGGCTTTAACTCGCTAATCTCCAATATTCGTAAGTATAAAAATGGCGTCGGTCTGCTGGATAATAGCCGAATGAAAAGCGACACGCAGTGGGTGATTGATTCCATGCGTGTGAAAACGCCCGGTCATCGTACCTCAATCGGTTCATTGTCCGGCGGTAACCAACAGAAGGTTATTATTGGGCGCTGGCTGTTGACGCAACCGGAAATATTAATGCTGGATGAACCCACGCGCGGGATTGATGTCGGCGCGAAGTTTGAAATCTATCAATTAATTGCTGAGTTGGCGAAAAAAGAGAAGGGCATCATTATTATCTCCTCGGAAATGCCGGAGTTATTAGGGATTACCGATAGGATTCTTGTGATGAGCAACGGCCTGGTCGCGGGCATTGTCGAAACTAAAACGACTACGCAAAACGAAATCTTGCGTTTGGCATCGTTACACCTTTAA